TCGACCTGCTGGCCCGGGCCCCCGCCCACCCCGGCGCCTACCTGGCGCTCGGCGACTCGGTCGCCAGCGGGTACGGGCTCGACCGGGCCGACTACCTGGCCGGCGACGGCTGCGGGCGGGCCGAGGGCGACGGCTACCCGGCGCGGGTGGCCGGCCGGTGGGCGGGGGCGGCGTCGGTCGACGTCGTCGCCTGCAGCGGGGCGACCGCCGACGACCTCCGCACCGACCCGGTCCCGGGGCCCGACGCCCTCGTGGGCGACGGCCTCGGCGACCGCTCCCAGGTCGACTGGGCGGTGGCCGCCAACCCGGGGCTCGTCACCGTGACCGTGGGCGCCAACGACCTGCGCTTCTTCGCCGCCCCCGAGCTGATCGGGGCGGGCGGGGCGCTCGACGGCGAGCGGCTGGCCGGCCGGCTCACCGCCCTGTCCGGCGACCTCGACCACGTGCTCGCCCGCCTCGTCGCCGCCACCGACGCCACCGTCGTCGTCACCACCTACCACGACCCGACGGCGGCCCGGCCCCACGGCATCGCCGGCTGCGAGGGCGCCTGCTTCGCCGGCGCCGCCGGCCGGGTCGTCGAGGCGCTCGATTCGACCCTGGCCGACGTGGCCGGCCGCTTCGGCGACCGGGTGCTCTTGGCCGACGTCCGCCCCGCCTTC
This is a stretch of genomic DNA from Acidimicrobiales bacterium. It encodes these proteins:
- a CDS encoding putative Ig domain-containing protein; translated protein: FADGVHAGAPAPVPAAAPAPPPGRPPVLTVPAATRATTGQPSEVALAAADPDGGPVALAVHGLPAGAAFDPAAGVVRWTPAAGQEGTWPLRVEATDDDGRSATATVDLLARAPAHPGAYLALGDSVASGYGLDRADYLAGDGCGRAEGDGYPARVAGRWAGAASVDVVACSGATADDLRTDPVPGPDALVGDGLGDRSQVDWAVAANPGLVTVTVGANDLRFFAAPELIGAGGALDGERLAGRLTALSGDLDHVLARLVAATDATVVVTTYHDPTAARPHGIAGCEGACFAGAAGRVVEALDSTLADVAGRFGDRVLLADVRPAFAGHGAGNGIGPDGVRAGQLPSWVPGPVVHVVDGLSGVTPFCADGHPSGDPWVSAFDCVHPNATGATAYAAAVVAALDAG